A window of the Streptomyces sp. Ag109_O5-10 genome harbors these coding sequences:
- a CDS encoding IclR family transcriptional regulator: MPTSSASTPDSAKSAGGVQSLERAFDLLERMADAGGEVGLSELSASSGLPLPTIHRLMRTLVACGYVRQQPNRRYALGPRLIRLGESASRLLGTWARPYLARLVEETGETANMALLDGDEIVYVAQVPSKHSMRMFTEVGRRVLPHSTGVGKALLANVPDAEVRALLGRTGMPAATERTITTPEGFLAALAEVRELGYAVDDNEQEVGVRCLAVSVPDSPTAAAISISGPAGRVTEAATAKIVPVLQQVAVELSQALASSGA; this comes from the coding sequence GTGCCGACGTCCAGCGCCAGCACCCCCGACTCCGCCAAATCCGCTGGCGGCGTCCAGTCCCTGGAGCGCGCCTTCGATCTGCTGGAGCGGATGGCGGACGCGGGCGGCGAGGTGGGCCTCAGCGAGCTGTCCGCGAGCAGTGGGCTGCCGCTGCCGACGATCCACCGGCTGATGCGGACGCTGGTCGCCTGCGGCTACGTACGCCAGCAGCCGAACCGGCGGTACGCGCTCGGCCCCCGGCTGATCCGGCTCGGCGAGTCGGCGTCCCGGCTGCTCGGCACCTGGGCTCGGCCGTACCTCGCGCGACTGGTCGAGGAGACCGGGGAGACGGCGAACATGGCGCTGCTCGACGGGGACGAGATCGTGTACGTGGCACAGGTGCCGTCGAAGCATTCGATGCGGATGTTCACCGAGGTGGGGCGTCGGGTGCTGCCGCACTCCACGGGCGTGGGGAAGGCGTTGCTGGCGAACGTGCCGGACGCCGAGGTGCGGGCACTGCTGGGGCGGACCGGGATGCCGGCCGCGACCGAGAGGACGATCACCACGCCGGAGGGGTTCCTGGCCGCGCTGGCGGAGGTGCGGGAGCTCGGTTACGCCGTGGACGACAACGAGCAGGAGGTGGGGGTGCGGTGCCTGGCGGTGTCCGTGCCGGACTCGCCCACCGCGGCCGCCATTTCGATCTCCGGGCCCGCGGGGCGGGTGACGGAGGCGGCGACGGCGAAGATCGTGCCGGTGCTGCAGCAGGTGGCCGTGGAGTTGTCTCAGGCGCTGGCGAGTTCAGGGGCCTGA